The Bdellovibrionota bacterium sequence TTCAGGCTTAAAATATCCGCGGTAAGCTAGAGTTGCGTAGAGTGCTGGAACTCCGTGACCTTTTGAAAGGACAAATCGATCGCGATCCGTCCACTCTGGATTTTTTGGATCCACTTTCATTTCATTGAAGAAAAGTGCGGTAATGATATCGATCGCTGACAAAGATCCACCAGGGTGGCCATTACCGGCTTTCTCTAGCATTTCTAGTATCAGTTTTCTATGAGTGGTTGCTTGTTTTTTTAATTCTGGGACGGATTGATTGAGTTGTTGTTGCATGCCTTAAGTTGTCCAATTTTTGCTACCCTTGGTCAAGACTTTCAAAGAATTTTGCGTCATACTGTAGAGCATAAAAGGAAATTGCATGAACTTACGAAACATACCTAAAGTTGAACTCCATCGTCACCTCGAAGGCGCTGTGCGTTTTTCGACTCTAATCGAATTAACGAAGAACAAAAAACTAGATTTACCCTTTAACGACTACAAGAAGTTGCATGATGCGCTAGTCGTGCATTCTCCAATGAAAGACCTCAAATCTGTTTTGGATAAATTTTGGACCACGCAATCTGTGTTGGATTCTGAAGAGGTTTGGGAGCGCTTAGGCTTTGAGGCCTGCGAAGATGCTTTCAATGAAGGAATTGTTTTATTAGAACTTAGATATTCACCAAGCTTTGCATCTACTAACCATCCTAAAATGACATTCGAAAAAATTCATCGAAGCATTATGAAAGGTGTGGAGCGCGCACAAAAAATTTTTCCGATGGCTGTAGGTATGATTGGAATCTTAGGAAGAATTCAGCCAGTGCCCGAAGCTGCGAAGTCTGCCGACTTCATTATCGAAAACAAAGAATCTTTTGTGGCTATAGATCTTGCGGACAACGAAGAAGGATTTGATTGCAAACCTTTTGCTCCTCTATTTATGAAAGCAAAAAATGCAGGCCTACATATCACCGTTCACTCTGGTGAAATTCCAGGTGGAGAGTTTTTTGTGAAGGATGCCATCGAGTTCTTGCACGCTGAAAGAATCGGTCACGGCGTACAAATTTACAAGAGCCCCGAAATGATCAAATACGTGAAAGAAAACAATGTGACTCTTGAACTCTGCCCGATCAGTAACTATTTAACGAATGCGATTCCTGATCTTTCTAAACATCCTTTAAAAATGCTGATGGACGAAGGAGTGAAAGTTTCGATCAACTCCGATGACCCAGGAATTTTTGGCACAACCATCTTAGATGATTACGAAGTTCTCAAAGATCTTCACGAATTTAAACTTGAAGATTTCAATCGCTGCAACCAAATGGCTTACGAAGCCTGCTTTATTCCAGAAAAAATAAAATCTAAATTTTGGTAATATTCCGCACCGTATCTGCGGTTTGCATGACGCAAACCTTTGGAAAAGGTGCGGCTCACCTTTTAGAAGGTGAATTGGAATTGTACTGATGGGAGGACGTTGTTGTGTTCTAGGGATGTGACGCTTGCTCCGTTTTGTTCGTCGTATTCCCAGT is a genomic window containing:
- the add gene encoding adenosine deaminase, whose protein sequence is MNLRNIPKVELHRHLEGAVRFSTLIELTKNKKLDLPFNDYKKLHDALVVHSPMKDLKSVLDKFWTTQSVLDSEEVWERLGFEACEDAFNEGIVLLELRYSPSFASTNHPKMTFEKIHRSIMKGVERAQKIFPMAVGMIGILGRIQPVPEAAKSADFIIENKESFVAIDLADNEEGFDCKPFAPLFMKAKNAGLHITVHSGEIPGGEFFVKDAIEFLHAERIGHGVQIYKSPEMIKYVKENNVTLELCPISNYLTNAIPDLSKHPLKMLMDEGVKVSINSDDPGIFGTTILDDYEVLKDLHEFKLEDFNRCNQMAYEACFIPEKIKSKFW